A stretch of the Ostrea edulis chromosome 9, xbOstEdul1.1, whole genome shotgun sequence genome encodes the following:
- the LOC125660122 gene encoding uncharacterized protein K02A2.6-like — protein MNLKTILEEGWPHHKKNLPESIRPYWNYMAEIHEADNLMFVGDRIIVPLEQRNYVLSKIHESHLGMEKCKSRAKQSLYWPNMFADIEMICSQCSICNKFKRQNQKETLIQHEIPARPWEKVGIDNFEYKSRNYVLVVDYYSKFVEIRLLQGTNAQSVVNNLKAIFSVHGIPEEIVSDNMPFNSHFFKTFTKEYNIKLSTSSPTHSQSNGMAERSIQTVK, from the coding sequence atgaatttaaaaacaattttggaGGAAGGATGGCCACACCACAAGAAGAATCTTCCGGAAAGTATCCGACCGTATTGGAATTACATGGCAGAAATCCATGAAGCAGACAACTTGATGTTTGTCGGAGACCGGATTATTGTACCGTTGGAACAAAGAAATTATGTACTCAGCAAAATTCATGAAAGCCATTTGGGAATGGAGAAGTGCAAATCAAGAGCAAAGCAGTCCCTTTATTGGCCAAACATGTTTGCAGATATAGAAATGATTTGTAGCCAGTGctctatttgtaataaattcaaACGACAAAATCAGAAAGAAACTTTGATCCAACACGAAATCCCTGCGCGACCGTGGGAAAAAGTTGgaattgacaattttgaatataaatcTCGGAATTATGTTCTGGTAGTTGATTATTACTCgaaatttgttgaaataagGCTGCTGCAAGGAACAAATGCACAGTCAGTTGTGAACAATTTGAAAGCTATTTTCTCAGTTCATGGAATTCCCGAGGAAATAGTTTCCGACAATATGCCATTCAACAGTCATTTCTTTAAAACGTTCACCAAGGAGTACAACATTAAACTGTCAACGTCAAGTCCAACGCATAGTCAGTCGAATGGGATGGCAGAGAGAAGCATTCAGACCGTGAAATAA